In one window of Pseudodesulfovibrio sp. S3 DNA:
- a CDS encoding DUF5698 domain-containing protein, translated as MTIDVLFLGILIFLAEVAVLTIGTVRTMVTVLGESRAAFYLGCLEMTLWVFGTSAVLLKVGDEPLLGVFYAVGFACGNVVGIMAEKKLALGNVVVRIISAWKGQDIACAVRQAGFMITTVAGEGSLGPVTVQFVVCKRKDMKQLLAVARSIDPDLFYTFETAGGASEVPSPSASRVAKLLGPIKRVVPQL; from the coding sequence ATGACGATAGATGTCCTTTTTCTTGGGATACTTATATTTCTCGCCGAAGTGGCTGTGCTGACAATCGGCACCGTCCGAACCATGGTGACCGTGCTTGGGGAATCCCGGGCTGCATTTTATCTTGGTTGTCTGGAGATGACTTTGTGGGTTTTCGGCACTTCCGCTGTCCTGCTCAAGGTCGGCGACGAGCCGTTGCTCGGAGTTTTCTATGCGGTCGGTTTTGCCTGCGGCAACGTCGTCGGCATCATGGCCGAAAAGAAGTTGGCACTGGGCAATGTCGTTGTTCGGATCATTTCTGCCTGGAAGGGGCAGGATATTGCCTGTGCGGTCCGCCAGGCCGGTTTCATGATCACCACGGTGGCGGGTGAGGGGTCACTGGGCCCTGTTACCGTCCAGTTCGTGGTCTGCAAGCGCAAGGACATGAAGCAGCTTCTCGCTGTGGCGCGGTCTATCGATCCCGATCTGTTCTATACTTTCGAGACTGCAGGCGGAGCCAGCGAGGTGCCCAGCCCGTCCGCCAGTCGTGTTGCCAAGCTTCTCGGTCCCATCAAACGTGTAGTTCCACAGTTATGA
- the ilvC gene encoding ketol-acid reductoisomerase, with protein MKVYYEKDADLNLLKDKTVAIVGYGSQGHAHAQNLRDSGINVIVAQRPGGPNYDLAKEHGFEPMSVADASKKADMIMILLPDQYQADVFASEILPNLEPGNVIAFGHGFNVHFQQIVPPKGVDCVMIAPKGPGHLVRRTYTEGGAVPCLAAVATDASGKAMDIALAYAKGIGGTRSGVIETTFKEETETDLFGEQAVLCGGLTALCKAGFDTLVEAGYQPEVAYFECLHELKLIIDLMYEGGMAKMRYSISDTAEYGDYVTGPRIITDETREEMRRVLKDIQQGKFARDFILDNKAGQVGLKTMRRIGAESQIEEVGGRLREMMSWLKK; from the coding sequence ATGAAAGTGTATTACGAGAAAGACGCGGACCTGAACTTGTTGAAAGATAAAACCGTGGCCATCGTCGGCTACGGCAGCCAGGGTCACGCCCATGCGCAGAATCTGCGTGATTCCGGCATCAACGTCATCGTGGCCCAGCGCCCCGGCGGCCCCAACTATGACCTTGCCAAGGAACACGGCTTCGAGCCCATGTCCGTGGCCGATGCTTCCAAAAAGGCCGACATGATCATGATCCTGCTGCCTGACCAGTATCAGGCAGATGTCTTTGCCAGCGAGATTCTCCCGAACCTGGAGCCTGGCAACGTCATTGCCTTCGGCCACGGTTTCAACGTTCATTTTCAGCAGATCGTGCCGCCCAAGGGCGTGGACTGCGTCATGATTGCCCCCAAGGGACCCGGCCACCTGGTGCGCCGTACCTACACCGAGGGCGGAGCGGTTCCCTGTCTGGCCGCTGTTGCAACTGACGCCTCCGGCAAGGCCATGGATATCGCCCTGGCCTATGCCAAGGGCATCGGCGGCACCCGTTCCGGTGTTATCGAGACCACCTTCAAGGAAGAGACCGAGACCGACCTGTTCGGCGAGCAGGCCGTGCTTTGCGGCGGTCTGACCGCGCTGTGCAAGGCCGGGTTCGACACTCTGGTTGAAGCCGGGTATCAGCCCGAAGTTGCGTATTTCGAGTGCCTGCATGAGCTCAAGCTCATCATTGACCTCATGTACGAGGGTGGCATGGCCAAGATGCGTTACTCCATCTCTGACACCGCCGAGTACGGCGACTATGTCACTGGCCCCCGTATCATTACCGATGAGACCCGTGAAGAGATGCGCCGTGTGCTCAAGGACATCCAGCAGGGCAAGTTTGCTCGCGATTTCATCCTGGATAACAAGGCCGGCCAGGTTGGCCTCAAGACCATGCGCCGCATCGGTGCCGAGTCCCAGATCGAGGAAGTCGGCGGCCGTTTGCGTGAAATGATGAGCTGGCTGAAAAAGTAA
- the ilvN gene encoding acetolactate synthase small subunit, with protein sequence MSKHTLSVMVENEPGVLSRVAGLFSGRGFNIYSLNVAPTLEKDVSLMTIVAEGDDAIVEQIVKQLRKLVPTIKVKDLTELKSVDREMVLLKVNAEDSKRAEILRIVDIFRCKVVDVSVDEVTIEVTGDQGKIGALVNLLTRFGIKEIARTGNVAMQRSMQIDL encoded by the coding sequence ATGAGCAAACATACACTTTCCGTGATGGTCGAAAATGAACCGGGTGTTCTGTCCCGTGTGGCCGGGCTGTTCTCCGGCCGCGGCTTTAATATCTATTCCCTGAACGTGGCTCCCACGCTGGAAAAGGACGTCTCTCTCATGACCATAGTGGCCGAGGGCGACGATGCCATCGTTGAACAGATCGTCAAGCAGCTTCGAAAACTTGTTCCCACCATAAAAGTCAAGGATCTCACTGAACTGAAGTCCGTTGATCGCGAAATGGTCTTGCTCAAGGTCAATGCAGAGGATTCAAAACGCGCGGAAATTTTGCGTATTGTTGACATCTTCAGGTGCAAGGTTGTAGACGTCAGCGTCGACGAAGTGACCATTGAGGTTACGGGTGACCAAGGCAAGATCGGCGCACTCGTCAACTTGCTCACCCGTTTCGGTATCAAAGAGATCGCCCGCACCGGGAACGTTGCCATGCAGCGTTCCATGCAGATCGACCTATAA